The Planococcus donghaensis genome contains a region encoding:
- a CDS encoding PAS domain-containing protein, with translation MDCLKELNHEVQVTLLEAMLDGSKVGTIVTDPSQPDNPIIYTNQTFVDMTGYSQEEIIGRNCRFLQGAGTAKEDVEKMRTAIAAEEKVIVTIQNYRKDGSPFWNRLVIDPVRIEGKLYFIGTQTDITLERSQQQAIMANEDEIEKLMLPILSVQENVATVALVGTMYHHRFETLKVKICEYVQLHRIEYVIIDITGLSWNENSPLYWFKQIYDALRIMGSKLYVTGITVSAAQQFSNDLDRDDRLVTFSTIERALNFIAQEEKSKQNMR, from the coding sequence GTGGATTGCTTGAAAGAGTTAAACCATGAAGTACAAGTTACTTTGCTTGAAGCAATGTTGGATGGTAGCAAAGTGGGCACGATCGTGACGGATCCGTCGCAACCGGATAACCCTATTATTTATACAAATCAAACTTTTGTTGATATGACGGGTTACTCTCAAGAAGAAATAATAGGGCGCAATTGCCGATTTTTACAAGGGGCAGGTACAGCGAAAGAAGATGTTGAAAAGATGCGGACCGCTATTGCTGCTGAAGAAAAAGTCATCGTAACGATTCAAAATTATCGTAAAGACGGCTCGCCGTTTTGGAATCGACTAGTTATTGATCCGGTACGAATTGAAGGGAAATTGTACTTTATCGGTACGCAAACCGATATTACGCTCGAACGTTCTCAGCAACAAGCAATCATGGCCAACGAAGATGAAATCGAAAAATTAATGTTGCCAATCTTATCGGTACAAGAAAATGTGGCAACGGTAGCACTCGTTGGGACAATGTATCATCATCGTTTTGAAACGTTGAAAGTGAAAATTTGTGAATATGTTCAATTGCATCGCATTGAATATGTCATCATCGACATTACCGGCTTATCGTGGAATGAAAATTCACCGCTTTATTGGTTTAAGCAGATTTACGATGCGCTTCGAATAATGGGAAGCAAGCTTTATGTAACGGGTATAACTGTATCGGCCGCCCAACAATTTTCTAATGATTTAGACCGTGATGATCGCTTAGTAACATTCTCGACAATTGAAAGAGCATTAAATTTCATCGCACAAGAAGAAAAAAGCAAACAAAATATGCGATAA
- a CDS encoding sensor histidine kinase produces MKNTRIKYFYQLIASHMSILLIAFLVLSILFVRFVDDFAYAEKAEELEKYGGQIIQELERARPGTNLQSYVSILKAQNISFIVFDQQSRIMYPVSGSFPPVELTPEEWNVIERGETLTVNRDVERFELSVTFVAMPYFENEQLAGGVLLAAPVSGVSEMIAELNKTLVTAVLIALAIALLLSLGLSKMHVSRIKRMRKATSMISEGHYDVNLPESNFDEFGDLAHDFNKMAAKLQQSNEEIDRLENRRRQFMADVSHEMRTPLTTIAGIMEGLRNNMIEENQREKGIRLASEETKRLIRLVNENLDYEKIRSNQVTLTKEEIEADELLEIIKEQLYLQAKEKGNQIVIQTNPGDVIYGDMDRLIQILMNIVKNAIQFTEKGVITISTHREAKQMKVTVEDNGEGIDVEEIDLVWRRFYKADLSRGSGQFGLGLSIVKQLVSLHEGEIQVESEKGQGTKFIILLPHKNELRS; encoded by the coding sequence TTGAAGAACACGCGAATTAAGTATTTTTATCAGCTAATCGCTAGCCATATGAGTATATTACTCATTGCTTTTTTGGTTTTGAGTATCTTATTTGTTCGCTTTGTAGATGATTTTGCATATGCTGAAAAGGCAGAAGAACTGGAGAAATACGGTGGACAAATCATCCAAGAACTTGAGCGAGCACGTCCAGGAACAAATCTGCAATCCTATGTCTCTATTTTAAAAGCGCAAAACATTAGTTTTATCGTTTTTGATCAGCAAAGTCGGATTATGTACCCGGTCTCAGGTTCTTTTCCCCCTGTAGAGTTGACGCCAGAAGAATGGAACGTTATTGAACGAGGGGAAACATTGACCGTTAACCGGGATGTTGAACGATTTGAATTGTCGGTAACATTTGTAGCGATGCCGTATTTCGAAAATGAACAATTAGCTGGAGGGGTTCTTCTTGCTGCTCCTGTTAGCGGTGTAAGTGAAATGATTGCCGAGTTGAATAAAACTTTAGTCACTGCCGTGTTAATTGCGCTAGCGATCGCATTGTTGCTTAGCTTAGGGTTATCTAAAATGCATGTTAGCCGAATCAAACGCATGCGAAAAGCGACATCTATGATAAGTGAAGGACATTACGATGTGAATTTACCAGAGTCAAATTTCGATGAGTTTGGTGATTTGGCACATGACTTTAATAAAATGGCTGCTAAACTTCAACAATCTAACGAAGAAATCGATCGACTTGAAAACCGCAGACGACAATTCATGGCAGATGTTTCCCATGAAATGCGCACCCCTTTAACAACAATAGCAGGGATTATGGAAGGTTTGCGTAACAATATGATTGAAGAAAATCAGCGAGAAAAAGGCATTCGTTTAGCAAGTGAAGAAACAAAACGGCTCATACGTTTAGTAAATGAAAACTTGGATTATGAAAAAATTAGATCTAATCAAGTAACTTTAACGAAAGAAGAAATTGAAGCAGACGAACTTTTGGAAATAATTAAAGAGCAGCTTTACTTACAAGCAAAAGAAAAGGGCAACCAAATTGTTATTCAAACAAATCCTGGAGATGTTATTTATGGAGACATGGATCGATTAATTCAAATCCTAATGAATATTGTCAAGAATGCAATTCAATTTACTGAAAAAGGCGTCATTACGATCTCAACTCATAGGGAAGCGAAACAAATGAAGGTAACGGTAGAAGATAATGGAGAAGGCATTGATGTAGAAGAAATTGACCTTGTGTGGCGTCGTTTTTACAAAGCGGACTTATCACGCGGAAGTGGTCAATTTGGGCTTGGTTTATCAATCGTTAAGCAACTGGTGTCACTTCACGAAGGAGAAATCCAAGTGGAAAGTGAAAAAGGGCAAGGAACAAAATTCATAATTCTGTTACCACACAAAAATGAGCTAAGGTCATAA
- a CDS encoding response regulator transcription factor — protein sequence MRILVVEDNPSVSSMLELFFSKEGINGEFAADGLEGYQKYKEGKHDLLILDWMLPGMDGIALCRKIREEGSAVPIIMLTAKDSESDQVIGFEMGADDYVTKPFSPLTLMARIKAVTRRVQKPEPVSDLIQTIHFIVNKETRDILKDGQAVDSLTPKEFDLLVFFLQHPKQVFSREQLLEQVWGYQFYGDERTVDVHIKRLRKKIDGGDKLFHTVWGVGYKFEEHAN from the coding sequence ATGAGAATATTGGTCGTAGAAGACAATCCGAGCGTCAGTTCCATGTTGGAGTTGTTTTTTTCAAAAGAAGGCATTAACGGGGAGTTTGCAGCAGATGGACTAGAAGGCTACCAAAAATATAAAGAAGGTAAACATGATTTGTTGATTTTGGACTGGATGCTTCCAGGGATGGATGGGATTGCATTATGTCGCAAAATTCGAGAAGAAGGAAGCGCTGTTCCTATTATTATGTTAACTGCAAAAGACAGTGAATCTGATCAAGTTATTGGCTTTGAAATGGGTGCGGATGACTATGTCACAAAGCCCTTTAGCCCGTTAACATTAATGGCACGTATAAAAGCCGTGACGAGAAGAGTTCAAAAGCCAGAACCTGTGTCGGATTTAATTCAAACCATCCATTTTATTGTCAATAAAGAAACACGCGATATTTTAAAAGATGGTCAAGCCGTTGATAGTTTAACACCAAAAGAATTCGACTTATTGGTATTTTTTCTGCAGCATCCAAAACAAGTATTTAGTCGGGAACAACTTTTGGAACAAGTATGGGGCTATCAGTTTTATGGCGATGAACGAACAGTAGATGTTCATATTAAGCGTCTCCGCAAAAAGATAGATGGCGGAGACAAGCTTTTCCATACAGTATGGGGAGTTGGCTATAAATTTGAAGAACACGCGAATTAA
- a CDS encoding YfhO family protein, translated as MQKFRPIVVLMLISLILSAIGHLVFLRQWSNDHFMVGINDGLSQMMPFKHLLYQQYTQGEFFYSFDFGIGAGTFSELSYYFSTSIVFLVTVIIVSMLQTLHIIQTTDVLFWANAAVFISIIRLAAILFITTRLFMYMKISKPAALLGASLYGISGMYFRHVTYWEFFADAFLWLPILLLGVEKIFREQKPGWFIIAVAISMIDNFYFAYINLLLTAIYILFRLFIPLAVNEQSKMKNMISFLVAGSIGAGISAVSFIPAVYAYLNNHRPDFKQEILWVDEAIDNILFSSSIIVLPAFFVLVLFSWFLYRNKTFRLFALLGIVAIIMHNSPMIGSAFNGFSAPQYRWEYFLSLVMGGAVAVAIDHLHKFTWRSFFIPALLAIFSFWFYTWRDKYFEIDSQFSTLSINALVITFTLLFLYTLFKKDFIKWTLMASILIWTLLFANLYQTEKILEEGDISQVGKKLMTGVDYNDPEIIELLDYIHEQENNGPYRIDWMEGVRNNTPIVQDFQGFSAYSSILNENLLYFYLYDLEIDMGRESVSRYATLGNRANLYSMLQGKYIIRSRGDSNIPYGFDEIHASPKYIIYKNNYVLPFARSTANVYEEQQLAAASPLMREQAMLTGVVLDRGEVADPLPEPDENILNFATVPIGATFNDGLLKVVERTGGLNLNLDNPPKSGGDLFVSFHLITKAEDQGFLLEVNDYQTTRKSNQSIYKTFVDDLTIRIPAEDLIKIRLPKGEYEITEIQVYAASYQALRKQADEPDLSSNLSIDGSQVELNFDNAAHDEFLKLSIPYERGWRATINGEKVEVLKADFAFMALPLEAGNNNISLSYRPPFFKPTAAVSIVSLFLGFVFVFRKRRRQNEKI; from the coding sequence ATGCAAAAGTTTCGACCTATTGTAGTTCTCATGCTCATCAGCCTAATCTTGTCGGCGATCGGACATCTTGTTTTTCTTCGTCAATGGTCTAATGATCATTTTATGGTAGGGATTAATGATGGCCTTTCACAAATGATGCCTTTTAAACACCTTCTCTATCAGCAATATACTCAAGGCGAGTTTTTCTATTCTTTCGATTTTGGTATAGGGGCTGGCACGTTTAGTGAATTGTCTTATTATTTTTCTACTTCCATTGTATTTTTGGTAACAGTAATAATCGTCTCTATGCTCCAAACATTGCACATTATTCAGACTACCGATGTCTTGTTTTGGGCAAATGCTGCTGTTTTTATTAGCATTATTCGGTTAGCTGCTATCCTGTTTATCACCACTCGATTATTTATGTATATGAAAATATCTAAACCCGCAGCACTACTAGGCGCTTCACTTTACGGTATCTCTGGCATGTACTTCCGCCACGTGACGTATTGGGAATTTTTCGCGGATGCTTTTTTATGGCTCCCGATTTTACTGCTGGGGGTTGAAAAGATTTTCCGTGAACAAAAGCCCGGCTGGTTTATAATTGCCGTAGCGATTTCCATGATTGATAACTTTTACTTTGCCTATATTAATCTATTACTGACCGCTATTTATATTTTGTTCCGTTTGTTTATCCCGTTAGCAGTGAATGAACAAAGTAAAATGAAAAATATGATAAGCTTTTTGGTCGCCGGATCTATTGGTGCTGGCATTAGTGCAGTATCGTTTATACCGGCAGTTTATGCCTATTTAAATAACCACCGGCCAGATTTTAAGCAAGAAATTCTTTGGGTGGACGAAGCTATTGATAATATTTTATTTAGTAGCTCTATTATTGTCTTGCCTGCATTTTTTGTTCTTGTATTATTTAGCTGGTTTTTATACCGCAATAAAACATTCCGCTTGTTTGCGCTTCTTGGAATTGTCGCCATTATTATGCACAACAGTCCAATGATCGGCAGTGCTTTTAACGGATTTTCTGCACCGCAATATCGGTGGGAATACTTTTTGTCGTTAGTTATGGGTGGAGCCGTTGCGGTTGCCATTGACCATTTGCATAAATTCACGTGGCGAAGCTTTTTTATACCAGCTTTACTCGCGATTTTCAGCTTTTGGTTTTACACATGGAGAGATAAATATTTCGAAATAGATTCACAGTTTTCAACGCTATCCATTAATGCGCTAGTCATTACGTTTACACTGCTATTTTTGTACACTCTATTTAAGAAAGACTTTATTAAATGGACATTAATGGCATCCATATTGATTTGGACATTGCTTTTTGCCAATTTGTATCAAACTGAAAAAATTCTTGAAGAAGGAGACATTTCACAAGTTGGCAAAAAACTAATGACGGGTGTCGATTACAACGATCCCGAAATCATTGAATTGTTGGACTATATCCATGAACAAGAAAACAATGGACCTTATCGCATCGATTGGATGGAAGGTGTCCGCAACAACACCCCAATTGTTCAAGATTTCCAAGGATTCAGTGCGTATTCGAGTATTTTAAATGAAAATTTATTGTATTTTTATTTATATGACCTGGAAATCGATATGGGACGTGAAAGTGTCAGTCGCTATGCGACACTTGGCAATCGTGCAAACTTGTACAGTATGCTACAAGGAAAATACATTATTCGTTCTCGTGGAGATTCCAATATTCCATATGGTTTCGATGAAATCCATGCGTCACCCAAATACATCATTTATAAAAACAACTATGTCTTACCGTTCGCCCGTTCTACCGCTAACGTATACGAAGAACAGCAATTAGCGGCAGCCTCTCCATTAATGCGCGAACAAGCTATGTTGACCGGAGTCGTACTTGATCGAGGAGAAGTAGCTGATCCTTTACCAGAGCCGGATGAAAACATTCTCAACTTTGCTACCGTCCCAATCGGTGCTACGTTTAACGATGGACTGTTAAAAGTAGTTGAAAGAACAGGTGGCTTAAATTTAAACTTGGACAATCCGCCTAAATCTGGTGGTGATTTATTCGTTTCTTTCCACTTGATAACAAAAGCAGAAGATCAAGGTTTTTTACTCGAAGTAAATGATTACCAAACGACAAGAAAATCCAATCAGTCGATTTACAAGACATTTGTAGATGACTTAACCATTCGTATTCCGGCTGAAGATCTGATTAAAATTCGGTTACCTAAGGGTGAATATGAAATAACAGAAATTCAAGTATATGCAGCTTCTTACCAAGCCCTGCGTAAACAAGCTGATGAGCCAGATTTATCTAGCAATTTATCAATTGATGGTAGCCAAGTCGAGTTGAATTTCGATAATGCAGCGCATGATGAATTTTTAAAATTATCTATTCCTTATGAGCGTGGTTGGCGAGCGACAATTAACGGGGAAAAAGTAGAAGTTTTAAAAGCCGATTTTGCATTTATGGCCCTTCCATTAGAAGCCGGAAACAATAACATTTCTCTTTCTTACCGTCCGCCGTTTTTCAAACCTACGGCTGCAGTAAGTATAGTCTCCCTATTTCTTGGCTTCGTATTTGTTTTTCGTAAAAGAAGAAGGCAAAATGAAAAAATATAA
- a CDS encoding peptidylprolyl isomerase, translating to MKKMIYISIGVLAATAIFILAAFNGDETVAKVGDKEITKEALYEKLVATSGATTLDAMISNEVVNQEAEKAEVEVTQEEIDAEMAVYEEQYGGAEGLEQALASSGMSIADLEEEMKIYLKVEKIIGPDIEITDEQISTYFEENKETFAQASKVEANHILVETQEEADEVKAKLDDGDDFAELAAEYSIDTSNAENGGALGEFGAGEMTPEFEEAAFSLKVDEISDPVETDYGFHIIQVTGKTEATEADLEDSKEQIKETLFDEALNTQYAAWLAEKTESYNIVNELAE from the coding sequence ATGAAAAAAATGATTTATATTTCGATTGGTGTGTTAGCGGCAACCGCTATTTTTATATTAGCTGCTTTTAATGGGGATGAAACGGTCGCAAAAGTAGGAGACAAAGAAATAACAAAAGAAGCGTTATATGAAAAATTAGTAGCTACTTCAGGAGCAACGACACTTGATGCAATGATTTCTAACGAAGTGGTCAATCAAGAAGCAGAAAAAGCTGAAGTTGAAGTGACACAAGAAGAAATTGATGCAGAAATGGCTGTTTACGAAGAGCAATATGGTGGTGCAGAAGGACTTGAACAAGCACTTGCTTCAAGTGGTATGTCGATTGCAGATTTAGAAGAAGAAATGAAAATCTACTTGAAAGTTGAAAAAATCATCGGACCCGATATTGAAATAACAGATGAGCAAATTAGTACTTATTTCGAAGAAAACAAAGAAACTTTTGCACAAGCTTCAAAAGTAGAAGCAAATCACATCTTGGTAGAAACGCAAGAAGAGGCAGATGAAGTAAAAGCAAAACTAGATGATGGTGATGACTTTGCCGAACTAGCAGCTGAATATTCAATAGACACAAGCAATGCTGAGAACGGTGGAGCGTTAGGAGAGTTTGGTGCAGGTGAAATGACGCCCGAATTTGAAGAAGCCGCGTTCAGTTTAAAAGTAGATGAAATAAGTGATCCTGTCGAAACAGATTATGGTTTTCATATCATTCAAGTTACTGGTAAAACAGAAGCAACAGAAGCCGATTTAGAAGATAGCAAAGAACAAATAAAAGAAACGTTGTTTGATGAAGCGTTAAATACACAATACGCAGCATGGTTAGCGGAAAAAACAGAGTCTTATAACATTGTTAACGAATTAGCAGAATAA
- a CDS encoding type 1 glutamine amidotransferase domain-containing protein encodes MAKVLAVLSSGYTNEEHNYVTGWWAEELFAPALELEKEGHTVELASVDGGKPIVDPISISAEYDPNGVYKKQYESGIADKTMPIVNVKASDYDAIMIVGGHGAMFDLAHNEDLHAVINVVYETGGIVSAVCHGPAPLIYTKTKEGRRLLEGLKVTGYPNDKEPKEIVDLLPFSLEDELNTIANYHEEKDHDAYVVWGSKQILTGRDPQSSELFGRELAQKLTKRTLQAEEKFTN; translated from the coding sequence ATGGCAAAAGTATTAGCAGTGTTATCGAGTGGTTATACAAATGAAGAACATAATTACGTAACCGGTTGGTGGGCAGAAGAACTATTTGCTCCTGCATTAGAACTTGAAAAAGAAGGGCATACAGTTGAACTGGCTTCTGTTGACGGAGGTAAACCTATCGTCGACCCGATAAGCATTAGTGCAGAATATGACCCGAATGGCGTATACAAAAAACAATATGAATCCGGGATTGCGGACAAAACCATGCCAATCGTTAATGTTAAAGCTAGCGATTACGATGCGATTATGATTGTTGGTGGACATGGTGCAATGTTCGATTTAGCGCACAATGAAGATTTGCACGCCGTGATTAATGTAGTTTACGAAACAGGTGGAATTGTATCCGCTGTTTGTCACGGACCCGCACCCTTAATTTATACAAAAACAAAAGAAGGACGCCGTTTGCTTGAAGGTCTAAAAGTAACGGGTTACCCAAATGATAAAGAACCAAAAGAAATTGTCGACTTATTGCCTTTCAGCTTAGAAGACGAATTGAACACCATTGCCAACTATCATGAAGAAAAAGACCATGACGCCTATGTTGTTTGGGGCAGTAAGCAAATTCTTACAGGACGTGACCCCCAATCTTCTGAGCTGTTCGGTAGAGAATTGGCACAAAAATTAACGAAACGAACACTTCAAGCGGAAGAAAAGTTCACAAATTAA
- a CDS encoding SDR family oxidoreductase translates to MTKDKFEQIDEQVEPQEQSTQPGSEEQMQPEPIYDDKDYVGSGKLNGKVALITGGDSGIGRAVAVAYAKEGANIAIAYLDEHEDADETLKAIESYGVKGVKFATDISDVENCNQLVVDVISEFGQLNILVNNAAKQFPQEDFLAISPDQLMETFSTNIFSMFYLTQAALPHMQKGDSIINTSSVTAYQGSPGLIDYSSTKGAITSFTRSLSANLAHQGIRVNSVAPGPIWTPLIPSTFDSEKVQKHGQNTLLERRGQPSELAPAYVYLASKDSTYVTGQAIHINGGDFISS, encoded by the coding sequence ATGACAAAAGATAAATTCGAACAAATAGATGAACAAGTTGAGCCACAAGAACAATCGACACAACCTGGTTCAGAAGAACAGATGCAACCAGAACCAATTTATGATGATAAAGATTATGTGGGCTCAGGAAAGCTAAATGGCAAAGTTGCTTTGATCACAGGTGGAGACAGCGGCATTGGCCGTGCAGTGGCAGTAGCATATGCTAAAGAAGGTGCCAATATTGCGATTGCTTATCTTGATGAACATGAAGATGCAGATGAAACACTCAAAGCGATTGAATCCTATGGGGTGAAAGGAGTTAAATTTGCTACCGATATTAGTGATGTAGAAAATTGCAATCAGCTAGTAGTAGATGTCATTTCTGAATTTGGCCAATTAAATATTTTAGTAAATAATGCTGCCAAACAATTCCCACAAGAAGATTTTTTAGCGATTAGCCCTGATCAATTAATGGAGACATTCTCTACCAACATTTTCAGTATGTTCTATTTAACGCAAGCTGCTCTTCCTCATATGCAAAAAGGAGACAGCATCATTAACACGTCTTCCGTAACAGCTTATCAAGGTTCTCCTGGACTAATTGATTATTCATCTACGAAGGGTGCGATCACGAGCTTTACACGTTCTCTGTCAGCCAACCTTGCGCATCAAGGGATTCGCGTGAATTCGGTCGCTCCTGGACCTATTTGGACGCCATTGATTCCTTCAACTTTTGATTCAGAGAAAGTTCAAAAACATGGTCAAAACACCTTATTAGAACGACGCGGGCAGCCTTCTGAATTGGCACCTGCTTATGTATACCTAGCTTCTAAAGATTCTACTTACGTTACCGGTCAAGCCATTCATATTAATGGTGGAGACTTTATCAGTTCTTAA
- a CDS encoding S1C family serine protease produces the protein MGYYNSTETKTNKKGYFASSFTGLVAGALLVGVILPSVTDGEVGNATTTSTNQAVSGLQTTSTVVTSDVTKIVEETSSAVVGVSNLQIAQQNPFASQTGDQKESQEAGAGSGVIYKKDGDMAYIVTNNHVVEGAQDVMVTLADGTELDAEVLGTDIWTDLAVLKVPGESIETVAEFGDSSVLQAGEPVIAIGNPLGLQFSGSVTTGVISGTERLVPLDINQDGTEDWQSEVLQTDAAISPGNSGGALINAKGQLIGINSMKISQDAVEGIGLAIPINTAIPVISDLETEGAVHRPSMGVAILDLAEVPAQYRTSQLDLPSEIEGGIVVQSVVENSGAASAGMKPYDVIVELDGKAVNSVLELRQYLYNETKVGDALKVKAYRNGELQNFELTLTENN, from the coding sequence ATGGGGTATTATAATTCAACCGAAACAAAAACAAACAAAAAAGGCTATTTTGCTTCAAGTTTTACAGGACTGGTTGCCGGAGCATTATTAGTAGGTGTGATTTTGCCAAGTGTGACGGATGGAGAAGTTGGAAATGCGACAACAACCTCAACAAATCAGGCTGTTAGCGGATTGCAAACAACATCTACTGTGGTGACTTCAGATGTGACAAAAATTGTAGAGGAAACTTCTAGTGCCGTTGTGGGTGTTTCTAATTTACAAATTGCTCAGCAAAATCCTTTCGCTTCGCAAACAGGTGACCAAAAAGAGTCACAAGAAGCAGGGGCAGGATCTGGGGTTATTTACAAAAAAGACGGCGATATGGCGTATATCGTCACAAATAATCACGTAGTAGAAGGTGCGCAAGATGTGATGGTCACTTTGGCCGATGGCACAGAACTTGATGCAGAAGTGCTTGGAACCGACATTTGGACCGATTTAGCTGTCTTAAAAGTGCCAGGTGAAAGTATCGAAACTGTTGCAGAATTTGGAGACTCATCTGTGTTACAAGCAGGAGAACCGGTAATTGCCATTGGGAATCCACTGGGTCTACAATTTTCAGGATCTGTTACCACAGGCGTCATTTCAGGAACCGAACGCTTAGTACCGCTGGATATTAACCAGGATGGGACAGAAGATTGGCAGTCAGAAGTTCTTCAAACTGATGCAGCCATTAGCCCCGGAAATAGTGGGGGCGCGTTAATCAACGCAAAAGGACAATTAATCGGCATTAACTCGATGAAAATCTCGCAAGATGCTGTAGAAGGAATTGGGCTAGCGATTCCGATCAATACAGCGATTCCAGTCATTTCGGATTTAGAAACAGAAGGGGCTGTACACCGACCATCTATGGGCGTAGCTATTTTGGATTTAGCTGAAGTGCCGGCACAATACCGCACGAGCCAGTTAGACTTACCTTCAGAAATTGAAGGCGGGATTGTCGTTCAATCAGTTGTAGAAAACTCAGGAGCAGCTTCTGCGGGCATGAAACCTTATGATGTCATCGTCGAATTAGACGGGAAGGCTGTAAATTCCGTGTTAGAACTTCGACAGTATTTGTACAATGAAACAAAAGTAGGCGATGCATTAAAGGTGAAAGCTTATAGAAATGGTGAGTTACAAAATTTCGAACTAACTTTAACCGAGAATAACTAA
- a CDS encoding YcjF family protein has translation MVKEFEKEVMQAMDKMFEREMKKVNDSLEQELLISLIGEVNAGKSTTVNKIIGEDIASTNPMPGETVSVDPYNIRGLENIKFMDTPGLNDPNDENPKKTLEFVQKSDVVLFFLNAAGTVFSESEKEKFNEIEKHNKDILIVLNKIDAAEDIPSIVKFIKNHTVNKYKVIPISSKTEENLDTLKKEILFLLEKKGKDLLFAKSIKEKSSAANRWIIGAGVSAGVIGASPIPGSDVLPLTTLQAGLIIKLSNLYDKPLTKKAAKDMIVVTATQTIGHTIYRQALKFIPGAGSVIGGTVASSMTLALGYGVKYAYENNIDIDYDMIGSLFEKFKNREQKA, from the coding sequence ATGGTAAAGGAATTCGAAAAAGAAGTTATGCAAGCGATGGATAAGATGTTTGAAAGAGAAATGAAAAAAGTAAACGATTCTCTTGAGCAGGAACTGTTGATTTCTTTAATCGGTGAAGTAAATGCTGGGAAATCTACGACCGTCAATAAAATCATTGGAGAAGACATTGCTAGCACAAATCCAATGCCAGGAGAAACGGTCAGCGTAGACCCTTATAATATTAGAGGATTAGAAAACATCAAATTTATGGATACACCTGGTTTAAATGACCCGAACGATGAAAATCCTAAAAAAACTTTGGAATTTGTTCAAAAATCGGATGTTGTCTTGTTTTTTCTCAACGCTGCAGGGACAGTGTTTTCTGAGAGTGAAAAAGAAAAGTTCAATGAAATTGAAAAACATAACAAAGATATTTTAATCGTCTTAAACAAAATCGATGCTGCGGAAGATATACCGTCTATTGTAAAGTTTATAAAAAACCATACTGTCAATAAATACAAAGTTATTCCGATTTCTTCAAAAACAGAAGAAAATCTCGACACTTTAAAGAAGGAAATTCTTTTTTTGCTCGAAAAGAAGGGTAAAGACCTGCTCTTCGCCAAAAGCATAAAAGAAAAATCCTCAGCGGCTAATCGTTGGATTATTGGTGCAGGTGTTTCAGCTGGGGTAATCGGCGCGTCACCCATTCCAGGTTCTGATGTATTGCCGCTTACTACGTTACAAGCAGGTTTAATCATTAAATTATCCAACCTTTACGATAAACCGTTAACGAAAAAAGCAGCAAAAGACATGATTGTTGTAACTGCGACGCAAACAATTGGGCACACCATTTACCGCCAAGCGCTAAAATTTATCCCGGGAGCAGGATCGGTTATTGGTGGTACCGTCGCCTCATCTATGACATTAGCGCTTGGTTATGGCGTGAAATATGCATACGAAAACAATATCGACATTGATTATGACATGATTGGGTCGTTGTTCGAGAAATTCAAAAATCGCGAACAAAAAGCCTGA